From one Sphingomonas xanthus genomic stretch:
- a CDS encoding pirin family protein, whose translation METITPSTHDLGDFKVRRTLPAKERTMVGPFIFVDQFGPARLPIGKGMDVRPHPHINLATVTYLFEGAIEHRDSLGTRKVIEPGAVNLMTAGRGIVHSERSPAASRAQGPSLYGMQTWLALPDDKEEIDPAFEHVGPPGLPIVEGEGIAARVLMGRLWGQSASVTQHCQTIYADIQLSAGANLPIDLDADERAILPIEGDASLDGHRLQPFTLYLLAPGQRMTLRAATASRLMLLGGEAFGTPRHVWWNFVSSSRDRINQAKQDWKSGRFPLVRGDEEEFIPLPEAPTTVSYP comes from the coding sequence ATGGAGACGATCACCCCCTCGACCCACGACCTTGGCGACTTCAAAGTCCGCCGGACCCTTCCGGCGAAGGAGCGGACGATGGTCGGCCCCTTCATTTTCGTCGACCAGTTCGGTCCGGCGCGCCTCCCAATCGGCAAGGGCATGGACGTTCGCCCGCATCCGCACATCAACCTGGCGACCGTGACCTATCTGTTCGAAGGTGCGATCGAACATCGCGACAGCCTTGGAACGCGCAAGGTGATAGAGCCCGGAGCGGTAAACCTGATGACAGCGGGACGGGGGATCGTGCACTCCGAACGTTCGCCCGCGGCATCCCGCGCCCAAGGACCCAGTCTTTACGGAATGCAGACCTGGCTCGCCCTGCCGGACGACAAGGAAGAGATCGATCCGGCGTTCGAGCATGTCGGGCCACCCGGACTGCCGATCGTCGAGGGGGAGGGCATCGCAGCCCGGGTGCTGATGGGAAGGCTGTGGGGCCAGTCGGCTTCGGTCACCCAGCACTGCCAGACGATCTATGCCGACATCCAGCTAAGTGCGGGCGCGAACCTGCCGATCGACCTCGATGCCGACGAACGGGCGATACTGCCGATCGAGGGCGACGCCAGCCTTGACGGCCATCGGCTGCAACCTTTCACCCTTTATCTGCTCGCCCCCGGACAGCGCATGACGCTGCGCGCCGCGACCGCGTCGCGGCTCATGCTGCTCGGCGGCGAGGCCTTTGGGACCCCACGCCACGTATGGTGGAATTTCGTCTCTTCATCGCGCGACCGGATCAACCAGGCAAAGCAGGACTGGAAATCCGGCCGATTCCCTTTAGTCCGGGGCGACGAAGAAGAATTCATCCCCTTGCCCGAAGCGCCGACGACGGTCAGTTACCCCTGA